Proteins encoded together in one Chaetodon auriga isolate fChaAug3 chromosome 20, fChaAug3.hap1, whole genome shotgun sequence window:
- the mrtfab gene encoding myocardin related transcription factor Ab isoform X8, whose translation MVQRDMTIPSVLQLKLQQRRTREELVSQGIMPPLKSPAAFHEQRRSLERARTEDYLKRKIRSRPERSELVRMHILEETSAEPSLQAKQLQLKRARLADDLNDKISHRPGPIELVHKNILSVSCPVHSPLDSPKGAGGESSSLDEDSSDAPSPDQPTNHDSPLSAVPQLSPSDALTQNGDMSPPQVITQSPPPPPPPPPPPPQVNGSDSPLFPKVTNGMMVTSANSRPSAGHVKQSQAKTTSDRPPQRPKKPKDSKPKVKKLKYHQYIPPDQKADKERPPQMDSSYAKLLHQQQLFLQLQILNQQQQHYNYHTILPAPPKPPSEQPPTTNSGPSPSRSVPSTTTPTPSNQSGTARQSQTAVGGAKPSTLPANLDEFKVAELKQELKLRGLTVSGTKNDLIERLRNYQEQNGGATAVLKNGILQPGQQGVNTAANAVTCSPTTTTTPDHQSGEGGFKLALSSLAQVVPGRVMRFGSTSSSPPVSPTPSERSLAGMSPDETSCNGDMFGEMVSSPLTQLTLHPSPQHPSNISPLSQSLSKVKEEIQSSCSLSRPSPAPCQLPEPPPGVATDIMDKDQMLQEKDKQIEELTRMLRQKQRLVETLRSQLEQGKMAGGIVLDKDGSDKSRTSPEVKLQTLIKASAIQPPTLPNGIVVKVKQEVETDQEMEGVAEEAQTKTPAQPMQCSQETLLRLQQIHRLQVQQAEQQKQTLQQGQVQQQKVAEAKSSPQKLQQQKKEAQMLLHQQQQLQQLIIQQTQQKQLQAQQKLAQQKLAQQKLSQQKLVQQNQLKQTQGHQQGQQKTQLQLKQVQVQIQKPAVNQAQQRKPLKAQQRQQQRQQTAAVTTQQVAPVFINQQNGTQIHTQAISLDLLKANGTPTLVTDSNGNHYLIALTSGTTDGQNGVSSLAKTNGRITLQRLQSTPSKLPSTDSQSKEQPEAEPVSQPIRKGQKAGLHVDTNCLPQTSLSVTAPPNLQPFFDDMSDSESQSNFSSLKREEVCPPYDRHTLFTPPSPKTNTSLPPQRSKQENGVNSQQMDDLFDILLRSGEIPGFKANPDPSLAPLHSDPPSPSSPPSPLHLSPPTPTEPLVSPQPAVGESCTGSGRLEDFLESTTGAPLLGMEPDGGLTLIDDFHSQMLSTPSILDHPPSPMDTSDLGFSPHSTGLDFGDPTLDSMDWLDISMVGSSSGGNRGSGAGRGGGGGGGGGPAGDGGTSLAPLAPHTPPSVFSTDFLDSTDLQLHWESCL comes from the exons CACTGAAGAGCCCGGCGGCCTTTCACGAACAGCGGAGGAGTCTGGAGCGAGCAAGG ACTGAGGACTATCTGAAGAGGAAGATCCGGAGTCGTCCCGAGCGCTCTGAGCTGGTCAGGATGCACATTCTGGAAG AGACGTCTGCAGAGCCGTCCCTGCAGgccaagcagctgcagctgaagcgaGCGCGATTGGCCGACGACCTAAACGACAAGATCTCCCACAGACCAGGTCCCATCGAGCTGGTTCACAAAAACATCCTGTCGGTCAGCTGCCCTGTGCACTCCCCGCTGG aTTCTCCGAAGGGGGCCGGGGGAGAGAGCTCGTCTCTCGATGAAGACAGCAGTGATGCTCCGTCGCCAGACCAGCCAACCAATCACGACTCTCCTCTGAGCGCCGTCCCTCAGCTGTCCCCCTCCGATGCACTCACCCAGAACGGGGACATGTCCCCCCCGCAG GTCATTACACAgtcccctcctccacctcctccaccacctcctcctcctcctcaggtgaaTGGGTCAGACTCCCCCCTATTCCCAAAAGTGACAAATGGGATGATGGTGACCTCAGCAAACTCCCGCCCCTCTGCCGGACATGTCAAG CAGTCTCAGGCTAAGACGACTTCAGACCGTCCTCCGCAGAGACCTAAGAAACCAAAGGACAGCAAACCCAAG gTGAAGAAGCTGAAGTACCACCAGTACATCCCTCCCGACCAGAAGGCAGACAAAGAGCGTCCGCCCCAGATGGACTCGTCTTACGCGaagctcctccaccagcagcagctcttcctgcagctgcagatcctcaaccagcaacagcagcactaCAACTACCACACCATCCTGCCCGCCCCTCCCAA GCCACCAAGTGAGCAGCCTCCCACAACCAATTCTGGCCCTTCCCCCTCCCGCAGCGTTCCTTCGACGACCACCCCGACCCCCTCCAATCAGAGCGGCACTGCCCGGCAGAGCCAAACTGCGGTGGGCGGAGCCAAACCAAGCACTCTGCCGGCCAACCTGGATGAGTTCAAA GTCGCTGAGCTGAAACAGGAACTGAAATTGCGCGGTCTGACCGTCTCAGGCACCAAGAACGACCTCATCGAGAGGCTCCGCAACTACCAGGAGCAAAATGGTGGCGCCACAGCTGTTCTGAAAAATGGCATCTTGCAGCCCGGCCAGCAGGGTGTGAACACAGCTGCTAACGCCGTCACATGTTCTCCAACCACGACTACCACCCCTGACCACCAATCAGGAGAGGGTGGCTTTAAGTTAGCTTTGTCGTCACTGGCTCAGGTGGTTCCAGGGCGGGTCATGAGATTTGGCAGCACCAGCTCCAGCCCTCCGGTGTCCCCAACTCCATCTGAGAGGTCGTTGGCAGGGATGAGTCCAGATGAGACGAGCTGTAACGGAGACATGTTTGGAGAGATG GTGAGCTCACCCCTGACTCAACTCACCCTCCACCCATCTCCTCAGCACCCATCAAACATCTCCCCGCTCTCACAGTCTCTCTCCAAGGTCAAAGAGGAGATCCAGAGCTCATGCAGCCTCTCCAGACCTTCCCCTGCCCCATGTCAGCTTCCAGAGCCCCCGCCTGGAGTCGCCACGGACATTATGGACAAGGACCAGATGCTCCAGGAGAAGGACAAACAGATCGAGGAGTTGACCAGGATGCTGAGGCAGAAACAGAGGCTGGTGGAGACCCTCAGGTCCCAGCTGGAGCAGGGCAAGATGGCAGGTGGAATAGTGTTGGACAAGGACGGAAGCGACAAGAGCAGAACATCTCCAGAGGTCAAGCTTCAAACTCTGATAAAAGCCTCCGCCATTCAGCCCCCCACTCTGCCTAACGGCATCGTAGTGAAGGTGAAGCAGGAGGTGGAGACTGACCAGGAGATGGAAGGAGTAGCAGAGGAGGCCCAGACAAAGACCCCAGCCCAGCCGATGCAGTGCTCTCAGGAGACTCTGCTCCGGCTGCAGCAGATTCATCGGCTGCAGGTTCAGCAAGctgaacagcagaaacagacgcTGCAGCAGGGTCAGGTGCAACAGCAGAAAGTGGCAGAGGCTAAGTCGAGCCCTCAAAaactacagcagcagaagaaagaagCCCAAATGCtgctccatcagcagcagcaactacAGCAACTTATCATACAGCAAACCCAACAGAAACAGCTCCAGGCCCAGCAGAAGTTAGCACAGCAGAAACTCGCCCAACAGAAACTCAGTCAACAGAAGCTGGTGCAGCAGAACCAGCTCAAACAAACTCAAGGGCATCAGCAGGGCCAGCAGAAGACCCAGCTTCAGCTGAAGCAGGTTCAGGTGCAGATCCAGAAGCCTGCAGTGAACCAAGCCCAGCAGAGGAAGCCGCTGAAGGctcagcagcggcagcagcagaggcagcagacgGCAGCGGTCACCACACAGCAG GTGGCTCCGGTCTTCATCAACCAACAGAACGGCACTCAGATCCACACTCAGGCCATTTCTTTAGACCTCCTCAAGGCAAATGGCACGCCAACACTGGTTACCGACAGCAACGGCAACCACTACCTGATCGCTCTCACCAGTGGAACCACAGATGGGCAGAACGGAGTGTCCTCATTGGCCAAAACCAACGGACGCATCACGCTGCAG AGATTGCAGTCAACTCCAAGTAAACTCCCCAGCActgacagccaatcaaaagAGCAGCCAGAGGCCGAGCCTGTGAGCCAACCAATCAGAAAG GGACAGAAGGCGGGACTGCACGTGGACACCAATTGCCTGCCGCAGACCAGCCTGTCAGTCACCGCTCCGCCCAATCTGCAGCCTTTCTTCGACGACATGTCAGACAGTGAAAGCCAAAGCAACTTCTCATCTCTCAAG agagaggaggtgtgtCCGCCTTACGACCGGCACACACTGttcacccctccctctcccaaAACCAACAcctcccttcctcctcagcGCTCCAAA caggagaATGGCGTGAACAGTCAGCAGATGGACGACCTGTTTGACATCCTGCTGAGGAGTGGAG AAATCCCTGGCTTCAAGGCCAACCCGGACCCTTCCCTCGCCCCTCTCCACTCTGACCCGCCCTCCCCATCTTCTCCGCCgtcccccctccacctctcccctccCACCCCTACGGAGCCCCTCGTCTCCCCCCAGCCTGCTGTGGGAGAGTCCTGCACAGGCAGCGGACGCCTGGAAGACTTCCTGGAGAGCACCACGGGCGCCCCGCTGCTGGGCATGGAGCCCGACGGCGGCCTGACGCTGATCGACGACTTTCACAGCCAAATGCTGAGCACGCCCAGCATCCTGGAccaccctccctctcccatGGACACATCCGACCTGGGCTTCTCCCCACATTCTACGGGGCTGGACTTTGGCGACCCCACCCTGGACAGCATGGACTGGCTGGATATCTCCATGGTGGGGAGCTCAAGCGGAGGGAACAGGGGCAGCGGGGcggggagaggtggaggaggaggaggaggaggagggccagCTGGTGACGGGGGGACGAGCCTGGCCCCGCTGGCGCCGCACACTCCGCCGAGCGTCTTCTCGACCGATTTTCTGGACAGCACGGACCTGCAGCTGCACTGGGAGTCGTGTCTGTAG
- the mrtfab gene encoding myocardin related transcription factor Ab isoform X1, which produces MIMLDTNHCLSFEPSPLDSPPMGDDMEKARLLMDHDRQVYHSLKEVLQLKLQQRRTREELVSQGIMPPLKSPAAFHEQRRSLERARTEDYLKRKIRSRPERSELVRMHILEETSAEPSLQAKQLQLKRARLADDLNDKISHRPGPIELVHKNILSVSCPVHSPLDSPKGAGGESSSLDEDSSDAPSPDQPTNHDSPLSAVPQLSPSDALTQNGDMSPPQVITQSPPPPPPPPPPPPQVNGSDSPLFPKVTNGMMVTSANSRPSAGHVKQSQAKTTSDRPPQRPKKPKDSKPKVKKLKYHQYIPPDQKADKERPPQMDSSYAKLLHQQQLFLQLQILNQQQQHYNYHTILPAPPKPPSEQPPTTNSGPSPSRSVPSTTTPTPSNQSGTARQSQTAVGGAKPSTLPANLDEFKVAELKQELKLRGLTVSGTKNDLIERLRNYQEQNGGATAVLKNGILQPGQQGVNTAANAVTCSPTTTTTPDHQSGEGGFKLALSSLAQVVPGRVMRFGSTSSSPPVSPTPSERSLAGMSPDETSCNGDMFGEMVSSPLTQLTLHPSPQHPSNISPLSQSLSKVKEEIQSSCSLSRPSPAPCQLPEPPPGVATDIMDKDQMLQEKDKQIEELTRMLRQKQRLVETLRSQLEQGKMAGGIVLDKDGSDKSRTSPEVKLQTLIKASAIQPPTLPNGIVVKVKQEVETDQEMEGVAEEAQTKTPAQPMQCSQETLLRLQQIHRLQVQQAEQQKQTLQQGQVQQQKVAEAKSSPQKLQQQKKEAQMLLHQQQQLQQLIIQQTQQKQLQAQQKLAQQKLAQQKLSQQKLVQQNQLKQTQGHQQGQQKTQLQLKQVQVQIQKPAVNQAQQRKPLKAQQRQQQRQQTAAVTTQQVAPVFINQQNGTQIHTQAISLDLLKANGTPTLVTDSNGNHYLIALTSGTTDGQNGVSSLAKTNGRITLQRLQSTPSKLPSTDSQSKEQPEAEPVSQPIRKGQKAGLHVDTNCLPQTSLSVTAPPNLQPFFDDMSDSESQSNFSSLKREEVCPPYDRHTLFTPPSPKTNTSLPPQRSKQENGVNSQQMDDLFDILLRSGEIPGFKANPDPSLAPLHSDPPSPSSPPSPLHLSPPTPTEPLVSPQPAVGESCTGSGRLEDFLESTTGAPLLGMEPDGGLTLIDDFHSQMLSTPSILDHPPSPMDTSDLGFSPHSTGLDFGDPTLDSMDWLDISMVGSSSGGNRGSGAGRGGGGGGGGGPAGDGGTSLAPLAPHTPPSVFSTDFLDSTDLQLHWESCL; this is translated from the exons CACTGAAGAGCCCGGCGGCCTTTCACGAACAGCGGAGGAGTCTGGAGCGAGCAAGG ACTGAGGACTATCTGAAGAGGAAGATCCGGAGTCGTCCCGAGCGCTCTGAGCTGGTCAGGATGCACATTCTGGAAG AGACGTCTGCAGAGCCGTCCCTGCAGgccaagcagctgcagctgaagcgaGCGCGATTGGCCGACGACCTAAACGACAAGATCTCCCACAGACCAGGTCCCATCGAGCTGGTTCACAAAAACATCCTGTCGGTCAGCTGCCCTGTGCACTCCCCGCTGG aTTCTCCGAAGGGGGCCGGGGGAGAGAGCTCGTCTCTCGATGAAGACAGCAGTGATGCTCCGTCGCCAGACCAGCCAACCAATCACGACTCTCCTCTGAGCGCCGTCCCTCAGCTGTCCCCCTCCGATGCACTCACCCAGAACGGGGACATGTCCCCCCCGCAG GTCATTACACAgtcccctcctccacctcctccaccacctcctcctcctcctcaggtgaaTGGGTCAGACTCCCCCCTATTCCCAAAAGTGACAAATGGGATGATGGTGACCTCAGCAAACTCCCGCCCCTCTGCCGGACATGTCAAG CAGTCTCAGGCTAAGACGACTTCAGACCGTCCTCCGCAGAGACCTAAGAAACCAAAGGACAGCAAACCCAAG gTGAAGAAGCTGAAGTACCACCAGTACATCCCTCCCGACCAGAAGGCAGACAAAGAGCGTCCGCCCCAGATGGACTCGTCTTACGCGaagctcctccaccagcagcagctcttcctgcagctgcagatcctcaaccagcaacagcagcactaCAACTACCACACCATCCTGCCCGCCCCTCCCAA GCCACCAAGTGAGCAGCCTCCCACAACCAATTCTGGCCCTTCCCCCTCCCGCAGCGTTCCTTCGACGACCACCCCGACCCCCTCCAATCAGAGCGGCACTGCCCGGCAGAGCCAAACTGCGGTGGGCGGAGCCAAACCAAGCACTCTGCCGGCCAACCTGGATGAGTTCAAA GTCGCTGAGCTGAAACAGGAACTGAAATTGCGCGGTCTGACCGTCTCAGGCACCAAGAACGACCTCATCGAGAGGCTCCGCAACTACCAGGAGCAAAATGGTGGCGCCACAGCTGTTCTGAAAAATGGCATCTTGCAGCCCGGCCAGCAGGGTGTGAACACAGCTGCTAACGCCGTCACATGTTCTCCAACCACGACTACCACCCCTGACCACCAATCAGGAGAGGGTGGCTTTAAGTTAGCTTTGTCGTCACTGGCTCAGGTGGTTCCAGGGCGGGTCATGAGATTTGGCAGCACCAGCTCCAGCCCTCCGGTGTCCCCAACTCCATCTGAGAGGTCGTTGGCAGGGATGAGTCCAGATGAGACGAGCTGTAACGGAGACATGTTTGGAGAGATG GTGAGCTCACCCCTGACTCAACTCACCCTCCACCCATCTCCTCAGCACCCATCAAACATCTCCCCGCTCTCACAGTCTCTCTCCAAGGTCAAAGAGGAGATCCAGAGCTCATGCAGCCTCTCCAGACCTTCCCCTGCCCCATGTCAGCTTCCAGAGCCCCCGCCTGGAGTCGCCACGGACATTATGGACAAGGACCAGATGCTCCAGGAGAAGGACAAACAGATCGAGGAGTTGACCAGGATGCTGAGGCAGAAACAGAGGCTGGTGGAGACCCTCAGGTCCCAGCTGGAGCAGGGCAAGATGGCAGGTGGAATAGTGTTGGACAAGGACGGAAGCGACAAGAGCAGAACATCTCCAGAGGTCAAGCTTCAAACTCTGATAAAAGCCTCCGCCATTCAGCCCCCCACTCTGCCTAACGGCATCGTAGTGAAGGTGAAGCAGGAGGTGGAGACTGACCAGGAGATGGAAGGAGTAGCAGAGGAGGCCCAGACAAAGACCCCAGCCCAGCCGATGCAGTGCTCTCAGGAGACTCTGCTCCGGCTGCAGCAGATTCATCGGCTGCAGGTTCAGCAAGctgaacagcagaaacagacgcTGCAGCAGGGTCAGGTGCAACAGCAGAAAGTGGCAGAGGCTAAGTCGAGCCCTCAAAaactacagcagcagaagaaagaagCCCAAATGCtgctccatcagcagcagcaactacAGCAACTTATCATACAGCAAACCCAACAGAAACAGCTCCAGGCCCAGCAGAAGTTAGCACAGCAGAAACTCGCCCAACAGAAACTCAGTCAACAGAAGCTGGTGCAGCAGAACCAGCTCAAACAAACTCAAGGGCATCAGCAGGGCCAGCAGAAGACCCAGCTTCAGCTGAAGCAGGTTCAGGTGCAGATCCAGAAGCCTGCAGTGAACCAAGCCCAGCAGAGGAAGCCGCTGAAGGctcagcagcggcagcagcagaggcagcagacgGCAGCGGTCACCACACAGCAG GTGGCTCCGGTCTTCATCAACCAACAGAACGGCACTCAGATCCACACTCAGGCCATTTCTTTAGACCTCCTCAAGGCAAATGGCACGCCAACACTGGTTACCGACAGCAACGGCAACCACTACCTGATCGCTCTCACCAGTGGAACCACAGATGGGCAGAACGGAGTGTCCTCATTGGCCAAAACCAACGGACGCATCACGCTGCAG AGATTGCAGTCAACTCCAAGTAAACTCCCCAGCActgacagccaatcaaaagAGCAGCCAGAGGCCGAGCCTGTGAGCCAACCAATCAGAAAG GGACAGAAGGCGGGACTGCACGTGGACACCAATTGCCTGCCGCAGACCAGCCTGTCAGTCACCGCTCCGCCCAATCTGCAGCCTTTCTTCGACGACATGTCAGACAGTGAAAGCCAAAGCAACTTCTCATCTCTCAAG agagaggaggtgtgtCCGCCTTACGACCGGCACACACTGttcacccctccctctcccaaAACCAACAcctcccttcctcctcagcGCTCCAAA caggagaATGGCGTGAACAGTCAGCAGATGGACGACCTGTTTGACATCCTGCTGAGGAGTGGAG AAATCCCTGGCTTCAAGGCCAACCCGGACCCTTCCCTCGCCCCTCTCCACTCTGACCCGCCCTCCCCATCTTCTCCGCCgtcccccctccacctctcccctccCACCCCTACGGAGCCCCTCGTCTCCCCCCAGCCTGCTGTGGGAGAGTCCTGCACAGGCAGCGGACGCCTGGAAGACTTCCTGGAGAGCACCACGGGCGCCCCGCTGCTGGGCATGGAGCCCGACGGCGGCCTGACGCTGATCGACGACTTTCACAGCCAAATGCTGAGCACGCCCAGCATCCTGGAccaccctccctctcccatGGACACATCCGACCTGGGCTTCTCCCCACATTCTACGGGGCTGGACTTTGGCGACCCCACCCTGGACAGCATGGACTGGCTGGATATCTCCATGGTGGGGAGCTCAAGCGGAGGGAACAGGGGCAGCGGGGcggggagaggtggaggaggaggaggaggaggagggccagCTGGTGACGGGGGGACGAGCCTGGCCCCGCTGGCGCCGCACACTCCGCCGAGCGTCTTCTCGACCGATTTTCTGGACAGCACGGACCTGCAGCTGCACTGGGAGTCGTGTCTGTAG
- the mrtfab gene encoding myocardin related transcription factor Ab isoform X3: MIMLDTNHCLSFEPSPLDSPPMGDDMEKARLLMDHDRQVYHSLKEVLQLKLQQRRTREELVSQGIMPPLKSPAAFHEQRRSLERARTEDYLKRKIRSRPERSELVRMHILEETSAEPSLQAKQLQLKRARLADDLNDKISHRPGPIELVHKNILSVSCPVHSPLDSPKGAGGESSSLDEDSSDAPSPDQPTNHDSPLSAVPQLSPSDALTQNGDMSPPQVITQSPPPPPPPPPPPPQVNGSDSPLFPKVTNGMMVTSANSRPSAGHVKQSQAKTTSDRPPQRPKKPKDSKPKVKKLKYHQYIPPDQKADKERPPQMDSSYAKLLHQQQLFLQLQILNQQQQHYNYHTILPAPPKPPSEQPPTTNSGPSPSRSVPSTTTPTPSNQSGTARQSQTAVGGAKPSTLPANLDEFKVAELKQELKLRGLTVSGTKNDLIERLRNYQEQNGGATAVLKNGILQPGQQGVNTAANAVTCSPTTTTTPDHQSGEGGFKLALSSLAQVVPGRVMRFGSTSSSPPVSPTPSERSLAGMSPDETSCNGDMFGEMVSSPLTQLTLHPSPQHPSNISPLSQSLSKVKEEIQSSCSLSRPSPAPCQLPEPPPGVATDIMDKDQMLQEKDKQIEELTRMLRQKQRLVETLRSQLEQGKMAGGIVLDKDGSDKSRTSPEVKLQTLIKASAIQPPTLPNGIVVKVKQEVETDQEMEGVAEEAQTKTPAQPMQCSQETLLRLQQIHRLQVQQAEQQKQTLQQGQVQQQKVAEAKSSPQKLQQQKKEAQMLLHQQQQLQQLIIQQTQQKQLQAQQKLAQQKLAQQKLSQQKLVQQNQLKQTQGHQQGQQKTQLQLKQVQVQIQKPAVNQAQQRKPLKAQQRQQQRQQTAAVTTQQVAPVFINQQNGTQIHTQAISLDLLKANGTPTLVTDSNGNHYLIALTSGTTDGQNGVSSLAKTNGRITLQRLQSTPSKLPSTDSQSKEQPEAEPVSQPIRKGQKAGLHVDTNCLPQTSLSVTAPPNLQPFFDDMSDSESQSNFSSLKREEVCPPYDRHTLFTPPSPKTNTSLPPQRSKENGVNSQQMDDLFDILLRSGEIPGFKANPDPSLAPLHSDPPSPSSPPSPLHLSPPTPTEPLVSPQPAVGESCTGSGRLEDFLESTTGAPLLGMEPDGGLTLIDDFHSQMLSTPSILDHPPSPMDTSDLGFSPHSTGLDFGDPTLDSMDWLDISMVGSSSGGNRGSGAGRGGGGGGGGGPAGDGGTSLAPLAPHTPPSVFSTDFLDSTDLQLHWESCL, encoded by the exons CACTGAAGAGCCCGGCGGCCTTTCACGAACAGCGGAGGAGTCTGGAGCGAGCAAGG ACTGAGGACTATCTGAAGAGGAAGATCCGGAGTCGTCCCGAGCGCTCTGAGCTGGTCAGGATGCACATTCTGGAAG AGACGTCTGCAGAGCCGTCCCTGCAGgccaagcagctgcagctgaagcgaGCGCGATTGGCCGACGACCTAAACGACAAGATCTCCCACAGACCAGGTCCCATCGAGCTGGTTCACAAAAACATCCTGTCGGTCAGCTGCCCTGTGCACTCCCCGCTGG aTTCTCCGAAGGGGGCCGGGGGAGAGAGCTCGTCTCTCGATGAAGACAGCAGTGATGCTCCGTCGCCAGACCAGCCAACCAATCACGACTCTCCTCTGAGCGCCGTCCCTCAGCTGTCCCCCTCCGATGCACTCACCCAGAACGGGGACATGTCCCCCCCGCAG GTCATTACACAgtcccctcctccacctcctccaccacctcctcctcctcctcaggtgaaTGGGTCAGACTCCCCCCTATTCCCAAAAGTGACAAATGGGATGATGGTGACCTCAGCAAACTCCCGCCCCTCTGCCGGACATGTCAAG CAGTCTCAGGCTAAGACGACTTCAGACCGTCCTCCGCAGAGACCTAAGAAACCAAAGGACAGCAAACCCAAG gTGAAGAAGCTGAAGTACCACCAGTACATCCCTCCCGACCAGAAGGCAGACAAAGAGCGTCCGCCCCAGATGGACTCGTCTTACGCGaagctcctccaccagcagcagctcttcctgcagctgcagatcctcaaccagcaacagcagcactaCAACTACCACACCATCCTGCCCGCCCCTCCCAA GCCACCAAGTGAGCAGCCTCCCACAACCAATTCTGGCCCTTCCCCCTCCCGCAGCGTTCCTTCGACGACCACCCCGACCCCCTCCAATCAGAGCGGCACTGCCCGGCAGAGCCAAACTGCGGTGGGCGGAGCCAAACCAAGCACTCTGCCGGCCAACCTGGATGAGTTCAAA GTCGCTGAGCTGAAACAGGAACTGAAATTGCGCGGTCTGACCGTCTCAGGCACCAAGAACGACCTCATCGAGAGGCTCCGCAACTACCAGGAGCAAAATGGTGGCGCCACAGCTGTTCTGAAAAATGGCATCTTGCAGCCCGGCCAGCAGGGTGTGAACACAGCTGCTAACGCCGTCACATGTTCTCCAACCACGACTACCACCCCTGACCACCAATCAGGAGAGGGTGGCTTTAAGTTAGCTTTGTCGTCACTGGCTCAGGTGGTTCCAGGGCGGGTCATGAGATTTGGCAGCACCAGCTCCAGCCCTCCGGTGTCCCCAACTCCATCTGAGAGGTCGTTGGCAGGGATGAGTCCAGATGAGACGAGCTGTAACGGAGACATGTTTGGAGAGATG GTGAGCTCACCCCTGACTCAACTCACCCTCCACCCATCTCCTCAGCACCCATCAAACATCTCCCCGCTCTCACAGTCTCTCTCCAAGGTCAAAGAGGAGATCCAGAGCTCATGCAGCCTCTCCAGACCTTCCCCTGCCCCATGTCAGCTTCCAGAGCCCCCGCCTGGAGTCGCCACGGACATTATGGACAAGGACCAGATGCTCCAGGAGAAGGACAAACAGATCGAGGAGTTGACCAGGATGCTGAGGCAGAAACAGAGGCTGGTGGAGACCCTCAGGTCCCAGCTGGAGCAGGGCAAGATGGCAGGTGGAATAGTGTTGGACAAGGACGGAAGCGACAAGAGCAGAACATCTCCAGAGGTCAAGCTTCAAACTCTGATAAAAGCCTCCGCCATTCAGCCCCCCACTCTGCCTAACGGCATCGTAGTGAAGGTGAAGCAGGAGGTGGAGACTGACCAGGAGATGGAAGGAGTAGCAGAGGAGGCCCAGACAAAGACCCCAGCCCAGCCGATGCAGTGCTCTCAGGAGACTCTGCTCCGGCTGCAGCAGATTCATCGGCTGCAGGTTCAGCAAGctgaacagcagaaacagacgcTGCAGCAGGGTCAGGTGCAACAGCAGAAAGTGGCAGAGGCTAAGTCGAGCCCTCAAAaactacagcagcagaagaaagaagCCCAAATGCtgctccatcagcagcagcaactacAGCAACTTATCATACAGCAAACCCAACAGAAACAGCTCCAGGCCCAGCAGAAGTTAGCACAGCAGAAACTCGCCCAACAGAAACTCAGTCAACAGAAGCTGGTGCAGCAGAACCAGCTCAAACAAACTCAAGGGCATCAGCAGGGCCAGCAGAAGACCCAGCTTCAGCTGAAGCAGGTTCAGGTGCAGATCCAGAAGCCTGCAGTGAACCAAGCCCAGCAGAGGAAGCCGCTGAAGGctcagcagcggcagcagcagaggcagcagacgGCAGCGGTCACCACACAGCAG GTGGCTCCGGTCTTCATCAACCAACAGAACGGCACTCAGATCCACACTCAGGCCATTTCTTTAGACCTCCTCAAGGCAAATGGCACGCCAACACTGGTTACCGACAGCAACGGCAACCACTACCTGATCGCTCTCACCAGTGGAACCACAGATGGGCAGAACGGAGTGTCCTCATTGGCCAAAACCAACGGACGCATCACGCTGCAG AGATTGCAGTCAACTCCAAGTAAACTCCCCAGCActgacagccaatcaaaagAGCAGCCAGAGGCCGAGCCTGTGAGCCAACCAATCAGAAAG GGACAGAAGGCGGGACTGCACGTGGACACCAATTGCCTGCCGCAGACCAGCCTGTCAGTCACCGCTCCGCCCAATCTGCAGCCTTTCTTCGACGACATGTCAGACAGTGAAAGCCAAAGCAACTTCTCATCTCTCAAG agagaggaggtgtgtCCGCCTTACGACCGGCACACACTGttcacccctccctctcccaaAACCAACAcctcccttcctcctcagcGCTCCAAA gagaATGGCGTGAACAGTCAGCAGATGGACGACCTGTTTGACATCCTGCTGAGGAGTGGAG AAATCCCTGGCTTCAAGGCCAACCCGGACCCTTCCCTCGCCCCTCTCCACTCTGACCCGCCCTCCCCATCTTCTCCGCCgtcccccctccacctctcccctccCACCCCTACGGAGCCCCTCGTCTCCCCCCAGCCTGCTGTGGGAGAGTCCTGCACAGGCAGCGGACGCCTGGAAGACTTCCTGGAGAGCACCACGGGCGCCCCGCTGCTGGGCATGGAGCCCGACGGCGGCCTGACGCTGATCGACGACTTTCACAGCCAAATGCTGAGCACGCCCAGCATCCTGGAccaccctccctctcccatGGACACATCCGACCTGGGCTTCTCCCCACATTCTACGGGGCTGGACTTTGGCGACCCCACCCTGGACAGCATGGACTGGCTGGATATCTCCATGGTGGGGAGCTCAAGCGGAGGGAACAGGGGCAGCGGGGcggggagaggtggaggaggaggaggaggaggagggccagCTGGTGACGGGGGGACGAGCCTGGCCCCGCTGGCGCCGCACACTCCGCCGAGCGTCTTCTCGACCGATTTTCTGGACAGCACGGACCTGCAGCTGCACTGGGAGTCGTGTCTGTAG